DNA from Bacteroides zoogleoformans:
ACTCGTATGGCTTGTTCGGCGAGTTGTATCATTATCCTGCCGGAGTACATAGGAAAGGTACTCTGATTGATATTCATGAGTGGGACACCGGTAAGTATCTTGGGCGGATAGAACAGGCGCGCCAGACGTACAACGTCATCGGCAACATGAATGAGTTTCAGCTTACCATCGGCGAAACAACTTTCGGTGGACGTCCCGAACTGGTCGACACTACCGGCATTATCGATTACGGCAGTTTGATTTATCTGGGATTGCAACGTTCGCGTACTGCTCGCGAAGCCATCAAGGTGATGACCGGACTGGTTCAGGAGTATGGCTATTATAGCGGCGGCGAGTCTTTTACCATTGCCGATCCCAATGAAATATGGATTATGGAAATGATTGGCAAAGGCTCTGGTGTGCGTGGCGCAGTGTGGATAGCTGTCCGTGTGCCCGACGACTGTATCTCTGCTCATGCCAACCAAAGCCGCATCCATCAGTTTAATATGAACGACAAAGAGAATTGCATGTACTCTCCCGATGTCATTTCCTTTGCTCGCGAGAAAGGCTATTTCGATGGTGTAAACAAGGATTTCAGTTTTGCCAATGCTTATGCTCCGCTCGATTTCAGCGCCCGTCGCTATTGCGAAGCCCGTGTTTGGAGTTACTTCAATATGTTTACCAACCGCGGCAATGAATTTCTGCCTTATATATTAGGTGAGAACAATACTCCGATGCCCTTATTCCTGAAGCCGAATCGTAAGATCTCTGTTCAGGATGTCAAAAATGCCATGCGCGACCATTACGAAGGAACTCCTCTCGACATCAGCAAGGATTTCGGTGCCGGTCCGTATCACATGCCCTACCGTCTGTCTCCTCTCTCTTTCAAGGTAGGCGACC
Protein-coding regions in this window:
- a CDS encoding C69 family dipeptidase, whose translation is MKRLTFFVLLLLAAVANAPACTNLIVGKNASADGSTIVSYSADSYGLFGELYHYPAGVHRKGTLIDIHEWDTGKYLGRIEQARQTYNVIGNMNEFQLTIGETTFGGRPELVDTTGIIDYGSLIYLGLQRSRTAREAIKVMTGLVQEYGYYSGGESFTIADPNEIWIMEMIGKGSGVRGAVWIAVRVPDDCISAHANQSRIHQFNMNDKENCMYSPDVISFAREKGYFDGVNKDFSFANAYAPLDFSARRYCEARVWSYFNMFTNRGNEFLPYILGENNTPMPLFLKPNRKISVQDVKNAMRDHYEGTPLDISKDFGAGPYHMPYRLSPLSFKVGDREYFNERPISTQQSGFVFVAQMRSELPDAIGGVLWFATDDANMTVFTPVYCCTDKVPTCYTRVDGADYITFSWNSAFWIFNWVANMVYPRYDLMIDDVRAAQTELETAFNNAQEGVEAAAARLLEKDSAKAKAFLTNYTNMTAESTFVTWKRLGEFLLVKYNDGVVKRMKDGKFERNSIGQPAGVIRPGYPKAFLEEYVKQTGDRYKKPE